The following are encoded together in the Ignavibacteriales bacterium genome:
- a CDS encoding transposase: MGRRGRLNLIDERFFFVTTTIVGFTKVFTGDIYCDILIRNILHYQKKYQFTVIAYVIMPSHFHWILEVNPKLGTISDIMRDIKKYSAWDIMEEIQKKDKTLANIFFEAGKGIKNHKRKFWMKRFDDEVIRNEKMFWTKLHYIHNNPLEAGLVNRPEHYKYSSAKDYISGVNSDLPVDTSLAGIEIK; this comes from the coding sequence ATGGGAAGAAGAGGACGATTAAACTTAATTGATGAGCGATTTTTCTTTGTAACAACGACAATAGTTGGTTTTACAAAAGTCTTCACCGGGGATATTTACTGCGATATTTTAATAAGAAATATTTTGCATTACCAAAAGAAATATCAATTCACCGTAATTGCATACGTGATAATGCCCTCACATTTTCATTGGATACTTGAAGTAAATCCAAAACTCGGAACTATATCTGATATTATGAGAGATATAAAAAAATATTCTGCCTGGGATATTATGGAAGAAATCCAAAAGAAAGATAAAACTCTTGCTAATATTTTTTTCGAAGCAGGCAAAGGGATAAAAAATCACAAAAGAAAATTCTGGATGAAAAGATTTGACGATGAAGTAATTAGAAATGAGAAAATGTTCTGGACTAAACTGCATTACATTCATAATAATCCCCTTGAAGCCGGATTAGTCAATAGACCTGAACATTATAAATACTCAAGTGCAAAAGATTATATTTCCGGTGTTAATTCAGATTTACCTGTTGATACTTCTTTGGCGGGTATTGAAATTAAATAA
- a CDS encoding isocitrate lyase/phosphoenolpyruvate mutase family protein: MEAGYGNNLNEIIHSVKKIIATGIVGINIEDSIDLNPILIDEMEFCERISAIRALSDTLGFHLVINARTDSFYTSSGSPREKLSESIKRGNKYREAGADCIFVQPVWEKETISTLVKEINAPINILANPKVGIGLPPSVSELQDLGVARLSLGSSLMKATLALIKKVADELSAKGTYNILLDALTPLPDAAMAYKMAIGLNK; the protein is encoded by the coding sequence ATAGAAGCAGGATATGGAAATAATTTAAATGAAATAATTCATTCTGTTAAAAAGATAATTGCAACAGGAATTGTTGGAATAAACATTGAAGACAGTATTGATTTAAATCCAATATTAATTGACGAGATGGAATTTTGTGAAAGAATATCAGCCATTCGTGCATTATCAGATACACTGGGCTTTCATTTAGTAATAAATGCAAGAACGGATTCATTTTATACTTCGTCAGGTTCGCCACGAGAAAAATTATCTGAATCAATTAAGCGTGGCAATAAATACCGGGAAGCTGGTGCCGACTGCATATTTGTACAACCTGTATGGGAAAAAGAAACGATTTCAACATTGGTTAAGGAAATTAATGCCCCAATTAATATTCTTGCAAACCCTAAGGTTGGGATAGGATTACCACCATCTGTAAGTGAACTGCAGGATTTAGGTGTTGCTCGTTTAAGTCTTGGTTCAAGTTTGATGAAAGCTACATTAGCTTTAATTAAAAAAGTTGCTGACGAACTGTCTGCAAAAGGGACTTACAATATTTTATTAGATGCGTTAACGCCGCTACCCGATGCTGCAATGGCCTATAAAATGGCAATAGGGTTGAATAAATGA
- a CDS encoding isocitrate lyase/phosphoenolpyruvate mutase family protein yields the protein MVASIQKEKAELFLKFHQDKEILVLLNSWDIGSSKLIEASGYKAIATTSMGIAASLGYPDCQVIQLSEMIETITGIVNAVQVP from the coding sequence ATGGTTGCAAGTATTCAAAAAGAAAAAGCCGAACTGTTCTTGAAATTTCATCAGGACAAAGAAATTTTGGTTCTGTTAAACTCGTGGGACATCGGAAGTTCTAAATTAATAGAAGCAAGTGGCTATAAAGCAATCGCAACAACAAGTATGGGAATAGCTGCCTCTTTAGGGTATCCTGACTGCCAGGTAATACAATTGTCAGAAATGATTGAAACTATTACGGGAATCGTAAATGCAGTACAAGTTCCGTAA
- a CDS encoding T9SS type A sorting domain-containing protein translates to MKTLLHVLFLFLMVTFLFPPVNAQINNIQSPITLSPDQLKGLTPEKFMDILLEKNEQGVLANHTVGKTLDGYIFSSFTYQLWTGAWENYFRYTFTYTASFDFSEFLIESWSGTAWENYSRTVFSYSGGGLLTLSVGQSWTGADWENNSQSLYSYNGSDQNTETINQDWVGGAWENLSREQYTYISNNLVHTYIYQLWMGGAWENNYQTTNTYNASDLVTESLYQNWSGGAWVNQSKTNTAYNSNDDIISQVSYLWSGAVWDNSSQNLYTYDSNGNQTEYLNQIWIPATGWENSYRTVSTFDSNNNNTEEISQNWDMVGSDWVNLSRGTFTYNSNNQLLTGLSESWDAGTGWENDGFDTYSYDINNLLAEVISQIWTGVDWLNFFKVIYSYVPFTDVNETLPVPDDYVLFNAYPNPFNPSTVISYYLPSESFVQLTVFDIIGNEVASLSNGVQKAGKYEIEFSAEVLSSGIYFYRIEASSIDGNKSYKQTKKLMLIK, encoded by the coding sequence ATGAAAACTTTATTACACGTTTTGTTCTTGTTTCTAATGGTTACTTTTCTATTCCCACCTGTCAACGCTCAAATAAATAATATACAATCTCCAATAACACTCTCACCTGATCAGCTCAAGGGCTTAACTCCTGAAAAGTTTATGGATATTTTATTGGAGAAAAATGAGCAAGGGGTTTTAGCCAATCATACTGTTGGTAAAACTCTGGATGGTTACATCTTCAGCAGTTTTACTTATCAATTATGGACCGGTGCGTGGGAAAATTATTTCAGATATACTTTTACTTACACTGCTTCATTTGATTTTTCTGAATTTCTTATAGAAAGCTGGTCCGGTACAGCGTGGGAAAATTATTCGAGAACGGTATTCTCATACTCAGGGGGCGGGTTGCTTACTTTAAGCGTTGGTCAATCCTGGACAGGCGCTGACTGGGAGAATAATTCTCAATCACTTTATTCTTATAACGGCTCCGATCAAAATACCGAGACAATTAATCAGGATTGGGTGGGCGGTGCATGGGAAAACCTGAGCAGAGAGCAGTACACTTATATCTCGAATAATTTAGTTCATACTTATATATATCAACTTTGGATGGGTGGTGCATGGGAAAACAATTATCAAACCACAAACACATACAATGCGAGCGATCTTGTAACCGAAAGTCTATACCAGAATTGGTCCGGAGGCGCATGGGTTAATCAATCGAAAACTAATACTGCGTATAATTCCAATGACGATATAATCTCTCAGGTATCATATTTGTGGTCGGGCGCTGTATGGGACAATTCCTCCCAGAATCTTTATACTTATGATTCTAATGGCAATCAGACTGAATATTTAAATCAAATTTGGATACCTGCTACAGGGTGGGAAAATTCTTACCGCACAGTATCCACTTTTGATTCAAATAATAATAACACTGAAGAAATTTCTCAGAACTGGGATATGGTTGGTTCTGACTGGGTAAACCTGAGCCGGGGCACTTTTACTTACAACTCAAACAATCAGTTATTGACCGGACTTAGTGAAAGTTGGGATGCAGGAACCGGTTGGGAAAATGATGGTTTTGATACCTATTCCTATGATATCAACAATCTCCTGGCTGAAGTTATTTCACAAATTTGGACAGGTGTTGATTGGTTAAATTTCTTCAAAGTGATTTATTCTTACGTCCCATTTACAGATGTTAATGAAACACTTCCCGTTCCCGATGACTATGTTTTATTCAATGCATATCCTAATCCATTTAATCCTTCTACAGTTATCAGTTATTATCTGCCTTCAGAAAGTTTTGTACAGCTTACCGTTTTTGATATCATCGGTAATGAAGTTGCATCACTTTCAAATGGTGTGCAAAAGGCTGGTAAATATGAGATAGAATTTTCAGCAGAGGTTTTATCAAGCGGAATTTACTTCTACCGCATTGAGGCATCTTCTATTGATGGCAATAAATCTTACAAGCAAACAAAGAAGCTAATGCTGATTAAATAA
- a CDS encoding T9SS type A sorting domain-containing protein, which yields MKKLFYFLSLTFLFTTTIIAQNGPEIWTTTTTSIGRVYGMVIDPSNQDIMYSVGLDFGVYKTTDGGTTWNTANTGLTFVQVQAIDISKNNPNVLYVGTAGGNANSGVYKTTDGGGNWTKVNTGINESNISIQALAIDPTNPNTVYAAVFDGVLNSINGLFKTTDGGANWFPSVNGMAAQRNFLSLAFDPVDNNVVYAGTSFFVVTADTGIGPSIVYKTSNGGGNWFNTSNGIPQTPGDRNPVRVINVSDANSNYLLAGLFMNTANGGVYISTDAGANWTRKFNGAPQDVGTLIRSATFRPGSTTEYFVGLDRSTFVNIGVWGTTDGGANWTSFNGGTMLDVYSIRALVFNSTGSHTLFAGCSSPIGSGAGVYEYTFPVIPVELVSFNADVIGNSINLGWVTATETNNQGFEIQRTSSTSENWEKVGFIAGFGTSTELHHYSFSDEPTASGKYQYRLKQIDFDGSFEYSNTVEVEVMVTKDYSLSQNYPNPFNPATLISFSIPNDEFVSLKIYDVLGREVAQIINERKSAGTHQIEFDGTALNSGVYYYTLTAGSYTETKKMLMIK from the coding sequence ATGAAAAAACTTTTTTACTTTCTTTCACTCACCTTTCTTTTTACAACAACCATCATAGCTCAGAATGGTCCGGAAATTTGGACTACAACCACAACGAGTATTGGGCGTGTTTATGGAATGGTGATTGATCCTTCTAACCAGGATATCATGTATTCTGTCGGTCTTGATTTTGGTGTTTATAAAACCACAGACGGCGGAACTACATGGAATACTGCGAACACCGGTTTGACTTTTGTACAGGTCCAGGCAATTGATATTTCAAAGAACAATCCAAATGTTCTTTATGTCGGTACTGCCGGCGGCAACGCAAACAGCGGTGTTTATAAAACTACTGATGGCGGCGGAAACTGGACGAAGGTGAATACTGGAATAAACGAATCCAATATTTCAATCCAAGCTCTTGCAATTGATCCGACTAATCCAAATACAGTTTATGCAGCAGTGTTCGATGGGGTATTAAATTCAATAAATGGACTCTTTAAAACCACAGACGGAGGGGCAAATTGGTTCCCTTCAGTAAATGGTATGGCAGCTCAAAGAAATTTTTTATCTTTAGCATTTGATCCGGTTGATAATAACGTTGTGTACGCAGGTACCTCTTTCTTCGTTGTAACTGCTGACACTGGTATTGGACCTTCAATAGTATATAAAACATCCAATGGTGGCGGTAACTGGTTTAATACCAGCAATGGAATCCCCCAAACCCCGGGAGATAGAAATCCTGTACGAGTTATCAATGTTAGCGATGCTAATTCCAATTATTTACTTGCAGGATTATTTATGAATACTGCAAACGGCGGAGTTTACATCAGCACTGATGCAGGCGCAAACTGGACTCGTAAATTTAATGGTGCACCGCAAGATGTAGGTACACTTATTCGTTCTGCCACTTTCAGACCGGGCTCAACTACAGAATATTTTGTTGGATTAGACAGAAGTACTTTTGTAAACATTGGCGTTTGGGGGACTACCGATGGCGGAGCAAATTGGACGTCTTTCAATGGCGGAACAATGCTTGATGTTTATTCAATTAGAGCACTTGTATTTAATTCAACCGGCAGCCACACATTGTTTGCCGGATGTTCCTCTCCAATCGGTTCAGGAGCAGGCGTCTATGAATATACTTTCCCTGTTATTCCTGTAGAACTTGTATCATTTAATGCTGATGTAATTGGGAATTCAATTAATCTTGGTTGGGTAACAGCTACCGAAACAAATAACCAGGGGTTTGAAATCCAGCGGACTTCTTCAACTTCTGAAAATTGGGAGAAAGTCGGATTCATTGCCGGCTTTGGTACTTCAACAGAACTGCATCATTATTCATTTAGTGATGAGCCAACCGCTTCTGGAAAATATCAATACAGACTAAAACAAATTGACTTTGACGGAAGCTTTGAATATTCAAACACGGTTGAAGTTGAAGTAATGGTTACAAAGGATTATTCTCTTTCTCAGAATTACCCCAACCCTTTTAACCCTGCTACATTAATAAGTTTCTCTATTCCTAATGATGAATTTGTCAGCTTGAAAATTTATGATGTACTTGGACGAGAGGTTGCGCAGATCATCAATGAAAGAAAAAGTGCAGGCACACATCAAATTGAATTTGATGGTACAGCCTTGAACAGCGGTGTTTACTACTATACGCTTACAGCTGGCAGTTATACTGAAACTAAAAAAATGTTGATGATTAAATAG